In Hermetia illucens chromosome 1, iHerIll2.2.curated.20191125, whole genome shotgun sequence, one genomic interval encodes:
- the LOC119661260 gene encoding uncharacterized protein LOC119661260, with translation MESIDGEHAESAILTIEQLIDICLSPFHIDVNLLHALLRIIATKLNLQTVRIHLGSPGILAEINNILTKTRETFETYKIIEGGSKRPFKLSHCKLEKLEIPPDPPVEALYKLVRKAEDSKDFHRVTFFKDSPILQDVVSLTSRAQETGLTFAELLNLTKRLECCEIGIEKLTQLLQKLNVNYKELERSLHEISSLEHAAVKCLEDLDRRTNSSTQTDSSQQNKAHESGSKSAKDQEARKDLQRLSETTAGVIDQVNNMFGKMADFQIDMQKLHEENDLLKKAIQKSADSEKLDFCCKEICSLQKKMAINTDKIGDLVICSNKNLHKFKAVSDKLGELSKIRMLHQKVAELEEGSEKLYSEFETFTERYEQIKIIKADREELDYIFQCKADKEELQEFVTLELFNAIRHDLSNGIVQAFENIMETEVKWKKSEEQLRVKLNEKLDKSEKGPLAKMINDKVNFLQEKMNEVMGPRLDGKSAAVRTRALKDANCICCASEVDIICDNPLVPKLPPLRQTRKICPEPPDLRKRYCGGSHTIISPQKKIAQRRQAPMHVEADREPPELVEGINGMMYRVSKPECICGHKQHSKVLYPSVNRESIQVEEKPPAEGESQKEGE, from the coding sequence ATGGAGAGTATAGACGGAGAGCATGCGGAATCCGCCATTCTCACTATAGAACAATTGATAGACATCTGTCTCAGTCCTTTTCATATCGATGTGAATTTACTCCATGCCCTATTAAGGATAATCGCTACTAAATTGAATCTGCAAACGGTTCGCATTCACCTGGGATCGCCAGGAATTTTGGCCGAAATCAATAACATATTGACGAAGACCAGGGAGACATTCGAAACTTACAAAATTATTGAAGGTGGATCCAAACGACCATTTAAGCTCAGCCACTGCAAACTGGAAAAACTGGAGATCCCACCTGACCCACCAGTCGAAGCATTATATAAACTGGTCCGAAAAGCAGAGGATTCCAAAGATTTCCATAGAGTTACTTTCTTTAAGGACAGTCCTATTCTGCAGGATGTCGTTTCTTTGACCAGTAGAGCCCAAGAGACGGGACTAACTTTCGCTGAACTGCTGAACCTAACAAAGAGACTCGAGTGTTGCGAAATTGGTATCGAGAAGCTAACACAGTTGTTGCAAAAGTTGAACGTCAACTACAAGGAGCTAGAACGGTCTCTGCATGAGATTTCCAGCCTTGAACACGCAGCCGTTAAATGTCTGGAGGATTTAGACCGACGAACGAATTCCTCCACTCAGACCGACAGCAGTCAGCAGAACAAAGCTCATGAAAGTGGTTCAAAATCTGCCAAAGATCAAGAGGCCCGAAAAGATCTGCAGCGCCTCAGCGAGACGACAGCGGGAGTCATTGACCAGGTCAATAACATGTTCGGAAAAATGGCAGATTTCCAAATAGATATGCAGAAGCTACACGAAGAAAATGATTTATTAAAAAAGGCAATACAAAAGTCAGCAGACAGTGAAAAGCTCGATTTTTGTTGCAAGGAAATATGCTCTCTGCAGAAAAAGATGGCAATAAACACTGACAAAATTGGCGATTTAGTTATTTGCTCAAACAAAAACCTTCACAAATTTAAAGCTGTAAGCGACAAGCTGGGAGAGCTCTCCAAGATCCGAATGCTGCATCAAAAGGTTGCAGAACTGGAAGAAGGTTCCGAAAAACTCTATTCAGAATTCGAAACATTCACGGAACGCTATGAACAGATCAAAATTATCAAAGCCGATCGCGAAGAACTCGattatatttttcaatgcaAGGCAGACAAGGAAGAACTACAAGAGTTCGTCACCTTGGAGTTATTCAACGCCATCAGGCACGATTTATCGAACGGCATTGTTCAAGCCTTTGAGAATATAATGGAAACagaagtgaaatggaaaaagtCGGAGGAACAACTTCGTGTAAAACTCAACGAAAAGCTGGATAAATCGGAGAAAGGTCCACTTGCAAAGATGATAAATGACAAAGTAAACTTCCTTCAAGAGAAAATGAATGAGGTTATGGGACCTCGTTTGGATGGAAAATCAGCAGCGGTTCGAACCCGAGCTTTGAAAGATGCGAATTGTATCTGTTGCGCCTCAGAAGTGGACATTATATGCGACAATCCGCTAGTACCCAAACTTCCCCCTCTCAGGCAAACTCGAAAAATATGTCCGGAACCTCCGGATCTACGAAAACGATACTGTGGCGGCAGCCATACTATTATCAGTCCACAGAAGAAAATAGCACAAAGACGGCAAGCACCAATGCATGTAGAAGCGGATAGAGAGCCACCAGAACTGGTAGAGGGGATAAATGGAATGATGTACCGTGTCAGCAAACCTGAATGCATTTGCGGACATAAACAGCATTCCAAAGTGTT